One genomic region from Paroceanicella profunda encodes:
- a CDS encoding serine hydrolase has protein sequence MSRILTRGLTTVMLFLALTGTTLAAPFAAIVIDARDGRVLYSDNADARLHPASLTKMMTLYLVFEAVAKGQLSLDQKVKVSSNAASEPPSHLGLRTGERISVRDLIRAAAVKSANDAATALGEAVGGSEAEFAKMMTAKAATFGMHNTNFRNANGLTQTNHYSSARDMAILGRHLLYDYPQYYNLFSRKSTVTDGKTVYNTNRRLLSSYRGADGIKTGYTNAAGYNLVASAERGNERVIAVVFGGRSSRARNAKVAELLDLGFSKAPAMVAVVKPAIGRNPGVRETDAPRPRGDVPDGILTASLKAIEDAVVPSAAASTPDPAMIRVSAYAPKTVSSPRARPGSARSLPAMQSRSIAAVVEARPPLARDSAAEAWTVQLGAFKDRTYAVNVLAKATRQGAPALQGAKGSVEKATVKGLTLYRARLSGNSPVSAEEACAHLRAMNQVCRPVSD, from the coding sequence ATGTCACGTATCCTTACTCGCGGTCTCACGACCGTGATGCTCTTCCTTGCACTGACCGGCACCACCCTCGCCGCGCCTTTCGCCGCCATCGTCATCGATGCGCGGGACGGGCGAGTGCTGTACTCCGACAATGCCGATGCGCGGCTCCACCCCGCATCGCTCACGAAGATGATGACACTATATCTTGTGTTCGAGGCGGTGGCAAAAGGCCAGCTGTCGCTCGATCAGAAGGTGAAGGTCTCCAGCAACGCGGCCTCCGAGCCGCCGTCGCATCTCGGTCTGCGCACCGGCGAACGCATCTCGGTGCGCGACCTGATTCGCGCCGCGGCGGTGAAATCGGCGAATGACGCGGCCACCGCACTGGGCGAGGCCGTCGGCGGGTCCGAGGCCGAATTCGCCAAGATGATGACGGCGAAGGCCGCTACCTTCGGCATGCACAATACCAACTTCCGCAATGCCAACGGCCTCACGCAGACGAATCACTATTCCTCCGCGCGGGACATGGCGATCCTCGGCCGGCATCTTCTGTACGATTATCCGCAATATTATAATCTGTTCAGCCGCAAATCGACGGTGACGGACGGAAAGACCGTCTACAACACCAACCGCCGCCTGCTGTCGAGCTATCGCGGCGCGGACGGGATCAAGACCGGCTACACCAACGCGGCGGGCTACAACCTCGTCGCCTCGGCGGAGCGGGGCAACGAGCGGGTGATCGCGGTGGTCTTCGGCGGGCGCAGCTCGCGGGCGCGCAACGCCAAGGTGGCGGAACTGCTCGACCTCGGGTTCAGCAAGGCCCCGGCGATGGTCGCGGTGGTCAAGCCCGCCATCGGCCGGAACCCGGGCGTGCGCGAGACCGATGCTCCGCGGCCCCGCGGCGACGTGCCGGACGGTATTCTGACCGCCTCCCTCAAGGCGATCGAGGATGCCGTGGTGCCCAGTGCCGCCGCCTCCACCCCCGATCCGGCGATGATCCGCGTGTCGGCCTACGCGCCCAAGACCGTCTCCTCTCCCAGGGCGCGCCCGGGCAGCGCCCGGTCCCTGCCGGCCATGCAGTCGCGCTCCATCGCGGCCGTGGTCGAGGCCCGGCCGCCGCTGGCGCGGGACTCCGCGGCGGAAGCCTGGACAGTGCAGCTCGGGGCGTTCAAGGACCGTACCTATGCGGTGAACGTGCTCGCCAAGGCCACCCGGCAGGGCGCGCCGGCGCTGCAGGGCGCCAAGGGATCGGTCGAGAAGGCAACGGTGAAGGGGCTCACGCTCTACCGTGCCAGGCTCTCCGGCAACAGCCCGGTCTCGGCCGAGGAAGCCTGCGCGCACCTGCGTGCGATGAACCAGGTCTGCCGCCCGGTCTCCGACTGA
- a CDS encoding division plane positioning ATPase MipZ, with protein MAHLIVLGNEKGGSGKSTTSMHMFVALARSGQRVGAIDLDLRQRSFFRYLENRAAYMQRRAINLVMPHQIRLEASKLDSVAAAKAEEEERFAEALNEMDRTCDFVIIDCPGAHTRYSQMAHAAADTLITPMNDSLVDFDLLARVDPADGRVLGPSIYSEMVWKSRQLRARAGLTPVDWVVLRNRVSMLEAKNKRRVGSAMEDLSKRIGFRIVPGFSERVVFRELFLSGLTLLDLKEAGGGQGLSMSKIAARQEVRELMRALNLPGVTVIA; from the coding sequence TTGGCGCATCTGATAGTTCTGGGAAATGAGAAGGGCGGGTCGGGGAAATCCACGACCTCGATGCACATGTTCGTGGCGCTGGCGCGCTCCGGGCAGCGCGTGGGCGCCATCGACCTCGACCTGCGCCAGCGCAGCTTCTTCCGCTACCTCGAGAACCGCGCCGCCTACATGCAGCGGCGCGCGATCAATCTCGTGATGCCGCATCAGATCCGGTTGGAAGCCTCCAAGCTCGACAGCGTCGCCGCCGCGAAGGCCGAGGAGGAGGAGCGCTTCGCCGAGGCGCTCAACGAGATGGACCGCACCTGCGACTTCGTCATCATCGATTGCCCCGGCGCCCACACCCGCTACTCGCAGATGGCCCATGCCGCCGCCGACACGCTGATCACCCCGATGAACGACAGCCTGGTGGACTTCGACCTGCTCGCCCGGGTGGACCCGGCGGACGGCCGCGTGCTCGGCCCCTCCATCTATTCCGAGATGGTGTGGAAAAGCCGGCAGCTCCGCGCCCGCGCCGGACTGACGCCGGTGGACTGGGTGGTGCTGCGCAACCGCGTCTCCATGCTGGAGGCGAAGAACAAGCGCCGGGTGGGCAGCGCGATGGAAGACCTCTCCAAGCGCATCGGCTTCCGCATCGTGCCGGGCTTCTCGGAGCGCGTGGTGTTCCGCGAGCTGTTCCTCTCCGGCCTCACCCTGCTGGACCTGAAGGAGGCCGGCGGCGGACAGGGCCTCTCCATGTCCAAGATCGCCGCGCGCCAGGAAGTGCGCGAGCTGATGCGCGCGCTGAACCTGCCGGGCGTGACCGTCATCGCCTGA